TGGATTTGAGTGAGTGTAAGTGAGGTTTTTTCTTGGAGTTCTTTGCTTACAGAATCTTGTCCGATTTTATCAATTTTGTCAATGATTCTTAGGATTTCAGTAGTGTCTTCTTTGGCATTAAGCGATTCACACAAGCCATTAAAAATTTTGCGATTGTTAATGTGGATTGTGAAGTTTTTTAAGCCTAAATCGCTTAAGCTTTGGAAAATTACTTGTATAATCTCTGCATCACTCCCAATGCTTTGTGTTCCAATGAAATCAAAGTCACATTGTGTAAATTCTCTATAGCGTCCTTTTTGAGCCCTTTCACCACGAAAAACATTTCCTATACAATAGCGTTTAAAAGGCAATCCAAGTTCATTTTTGTATTGAGAAATAAATCGAGCAAGAGGCAAAGTCAAGTCAAATCGTAATGCCACTTCACGACCGCCATGATCAATGAAGTGATACATTTCTTTTTGGATTTCATCACTTCCTTGTTTTTTTAGAATCTCAGCATATTCTAAATGTGGGGTTTCAATGGGGGAGAATCCAAACTTTTCAAAGGAAGTTACAATGCTCTTTAGCATTTGTGATTTAGCATAAGCTTCTTTGGGGAGTCTGTCTTTAAAACCGCTAAGTGTGCGAGGTGTGATAGGCATTTTACACTCCAAATTTAATAATTTAAAATAGAAATTTTAGCAAGAAAAAAAAGAATAAAAAATAAAAAGGGTTAGATTTACATAAAATTTTATAAAAATATGCTATGATTATAGCTTTAATTTTTATTTGAAAACATACTTGAAGAAAGGTTAATTGTAATGAAAAAAGGAATTCACCCAGAATATGTGCCTTGTAAAGTAACTTGTGTTACAAGCGGAAAAGAGATTGAAGTGATGAGTGTTAAGCCAGAGTTGAGAATTGATATTTCTTCTTTTTGTCACCCTTTTTACACAGGTTCTGATAAAGTTGTAGATACTGCAGGTAGGGTAGAGAAGTTTAAACAAAGATATAATCTTAAATAACCATATTAAAATGGTTACTTTTCTTCCTACTCCAATAGGAAATTTACAAGACATTTCATTTCATACTTTAGAAGTTTTAGAGAGATGTGAAGTGCTTTTGTGTGAAGATACAAGAGTTACTAAAAAACTTCTCTCTTTGTTGATAGAACGCCGTTTTTTAAAAAACAAAATTTATCAATATATTCCCTTTCATACACACAATCAATCTGAATTTTTAAAACAAGTTTCTTTGGATTTTTTTTCACAAGACATTGCTTTTTTGAGTGATGCAGGTATGCCTTGTATTAGTGATCCTGGAGTGGAGTTGGTGAGATTTTTACAAACCAATGCTTTAGAGTATGAGGTGGTAGGTGGCATTAGTGCTTTAACTTTGGCGGTAGCTTTTAGTGGAATTGTAGAGAAAGAATTTACTTTTTTGGGATTCCCACCTCATAAGAAAAAAGAGCGTTTAGAAAATTTTGTAGAAAACTTTAAAAGTGCTTATCCTCTTGTTTATTATGAATCCCCTCATCGTTTGTTAGAAACACTAGAGATGATGTGTGAAGTGGATAGTCAAAGAGTAGTTTTTGTGGCAAAAGAACTCACTAAAAAATACCAACAAACTTACAAAGGCACACTTCAAGAAGTGCTAGAGCAATTGCAAAAAACTTCTATTAAGGGAGAATGGGTTGTGGTGCTAGAGAATAAAAAAGAGACAGAAAAAGAAAAGACACTCACTCAAGAAATGATTTATTTATTAGACATACCTCCAAAAATCAAAGCAAAGATATTGTCAAAACTAAACAATAAACCAGCAAGTGAATATTATGATTTGTTGTGTCAAAAATAAATAAGTATAAAAACAATGAAAATAGGATAAAATTAATGGTCGTTTATGGAAAGCGTATTGTTGAGTTAATTTTAGCACAGCATCAAGAAAAAATTATTAA
This portion of the Helicobacter canadensis MIT 98-5491 genome encodes:
- the rsmI gene encoding 16S rRNA (cytidine(1402)-2'-O)-methyltransferase, which produces MVTFLPTPIGNLQDISFHTLEVLERCEVLLCEDTRVTKKLLSLLIERRFLKNKIYQYIPFHTHNQSEFLKQVSLDFFSQDIAFLSDAGMPCISDPGVELVRFLQTNALEYEVVGGISALTLAVAFSGIVEKEFTFLGFPPHKKKERLENFVENFKSAYPLVYYESPHRLLETLEMMCEVDSQRVVFVAKELTKKYQQTYKGTLQEVLEQLQKTSIKGEWVVVLENKKETEKEKTLTQEMIYLLDIPPKIKAKILSKLNNKPASEYYDLLCQK
- the rpmE gene encoding 50S ribosomal protein L31; this translates as MKKGIHPEYVPCKVTCVTSGKEIEVMSVKPELRIDISSFCHPFYTGSDKVVDTAGRVEKFKQRYNLK